One window of the Acidimicrobiia bacterium genome contains the following:
- a CDS encoding ATP-dependent Clp protease proteolytic subunit: protein MYMPYVTEDTPRGRETRDIFSRLLKDRIIFLGTPLDDTVSNIIIAQLLHLESEDPDKDVMMYINSPGGEITGLFAIYDTMQYIRCDVSTICVGQAASAAAVLLASGTAGKRFVLPHARVLIHQPHGGAAGQAVDIEIQAKEIVRMRELLDEMLAFHSGQTVERVSKDTDRDFIMSAEEAKVYGLVDEVISNRELAAVPTAEGTDK, encoded by the coding sequence CTGTACATGCCCTACGTGACCGAGGACACGCCTCGGGGTCGGGAGACGCGCGACATCTTCTCGCGCCTGCTGAAGGACCGCATCATCTTCCTCGGCACGCCCCTCGACGACACGGTGAGCAACATCATCATCGCCCAGCTCCTCCACCTCGAGTCGGAGGACCCGGACAAGGACGTGATGATGTACATCAACTCGCCGGGCGGCGAGATCACCGGCCTGTTCGCGATCTACGACACGATGCAGTACATCCGCTGCGACGTCTCGACGATCTGCGTGGGCCAGGCCGCGTCGGCCGCGGCCGTGCTGCTCGCGTCGGGCACCGCGGGCAAGCGCTTCGTGCTGCCGCACGCCCGCGTGCTCATCCACCAGCCCCACGGTGGCGCGGCCGGTCAGGCCGTCGACATCGAGATCCAGGCCAAGGAGATCGTGCGCATGCGCGAGCTCCTCGACGAGATGCTCGCGTTCCACAGCGGACAGACGGTCGAGCGGGTCAGCAAGGACACCGACCGCGACTTCATCATGAGTGCCGAAGAGGCGAAGGTCTACGGCCTCGTCGACGA